The window TTGAAATCACCCTGCTCACCACAATTAAGACATTTGAGGCGGGCGGTGGGGCTGGGGCGGCGGGCGGGAGAGGCTGCGGGGGCAGACAAAGCGGCTAATGAATGGGCGTGCCTGTCGCGCTGTCCCCAGCCGGTGAGCCCGCGCTGAGCCGCATGTGTGTTCCAGGTCTCTGATGGGCTTTAGAGTTTGGAGCGAGAACTGGGAAGCGTAGCTCTAGAAACATGGAGAAGGAAATGCAGAAGGGACTGTGTGTGCCCTCAAGATGGTGGGGCTCCTGtcttggagaagagaaagaggtcTGTGCTGCATGCATTGATGTACATGACAAGAAGTATTTGGTTGCAGTACCCCTGCAGAACAGCATTCTATGCCCTGTGACAGTGTGCTTGGCTTTCCAGTGACATTCATGGTCAGCCACAGTAAACAACCTAGAAAATGAGATTACgaaaaagtgaataaaatctactttagGGGTCACAAGTGGATATTATAAGCAGTTTTTTATTAACCTGTCAGAATGATAAAGCAACCAGGATAATTATGGTTGGTCATGGAGGATAAGCGGGAAACTTGTCCCGGGGGTGTGGGGGTNNNNNNNNNNAAAGTGAGTCAGAGgatatgagacagacagacagtggtgATGGACAGGCAGAAATCAGGGCAGCAAGTTGTGCCTGTCAGCCCTCTGGGAAATTACCTGCCGAGAGTGAGGAAAACTATGGGTCACTCTTCTCCCAGTATAGTAGCACACTGTACATTGTAGCCATGGAAGCTGTGACCCAGAGCCTTCTTTCCAGTCGACACATAAGCTCCAGGAAGAAGTCTCCAGCTTGGAAGCATTTATTTCCCCTCGAGATGGCACTAAAGCAATATGCACATATTGTATGGAAGAGTTCAGTAGGGGTAAAAATGAAAAAGCCTTGAGCACAAGTTGCCTCATGAGACATGTGAGGCGGGCACACCCCACCAAGCTCATTCAAGAAAATGGAAGTCTATCAGCAgggtcctccttttcctccccctctcttctgcttccaccACAGCCTGCAGACGGGGGAGACCTTAGCATTGTGCTCTCGCCTGTCAGACTTGTCCAGAAAATGGCTCCCAAGATCCCATCCCCTGACCAAATAATGGAAGAGTCTGTGACTGTCGTGTCTTCTGAAGAGGTGTCCTCCGATGTATCTGTCACTGAAAAGTACGAGCAGAGAGGAGGCTTTGGCaggctcctccctcagcctctccaTGCTCCGTTACGATGACACTTCAGAAACTATGGCAGACAGAAACCTTTCCCTTCCCAAAAGCACATCTGGCTCCAGGAGGAGGTCAGCCGTCTGGAAGCACTTCTACTTGTCACCCCTCGATAGCTCCAAGGCTGTCTGTGTCCACTGTATGAATGAGTTCAGTAGAGGAAAGAACGGGAAGGACCCGGGCACAAGCTGCCTCATCAGGCACATGTGGAGAGCACATCGATCCATTGTCCTGCAGGAGAATGGGGGCAGCACAGGCATCCCACCATTGTATCCTGTGCCCCCAACCCTGCTGCCTGCCCTGCTGCCCCCAGAAGGGGATCAGCTCTGCATCATTGTCTCCAGGCAAACAAGTCAAAGAGTCCCCTTCTGCCCCCTCATCCCCAGACAGGCTTCCTGAGGACCTGTCATCACACACTAATCCTGGGGATGTGTCCTGGGAAGATGTGTTCATGTTGTCATCCTCTGATGACTTGGGGGAGGCCTCTGTAGTCTCCTTTCCAGAGAAGCAGCCAGCAGGCACAGTCAATCCAAGGTTTGAATCAGGCACTGTCTTCCAACAAAATAAGAAGGTGATGAGGAGACTGAAGTCAGAAGTCTGGCATCACTTTTCCCTGGCCCCCATGGACAGTCTGAAAGCAGTGTGCCGGTACTGTAACTGCGTTATTAGTcgggggaagaagggagatgtTGGCACCAGTTGTTTGATGCGACACCTGTACAGACGCCACCCTGAGGTGGTCGGGAACCAGAAGGACTTTCTGGGTACAAGTTTGGCAAACTCTCCATATGCCACGTTGGCTTCTGCAGAAAGCTCCTCCAAATTAACTGACTTGCCAGCAGTGGTCAGAAAAAACCCATCAAGGTATGTTTCCTACTAATAGCAAGAAGACCTCAAAGCTGTGGaatcatttttctatttgttcaGCAGACTCAACAAATGTGGTGTGTCTGCACTGTGGCCAGACCATCAGCAGGGGCAAGAAGCCCACTAACCTGGGCACCAGCTGTCTCTTGAGACATCTGCAGTGGTTCCATGGCCATATACTCAAGAATGATGCCTCAGAGGCCACTCTGCCCCGTTCTCCAGGCATCCGGAGGCCTCTGGGCGTAGAGCTCTCAGGGGCTTTCTCTTTCCGTGACTCCACAGAGAAGTTCTATGACTCTCATCCAGTTGCCAAAAAAAATCACGTCTCATAGCTGAAATGATCGCACTTGACCTTCAGCCATACTCCCTTGTAGACAATGTTGGCTTCAACAGGCTGCTCGAATACTTGAAACCTCAGTTCTCTTTACCCTCCCCTTCCTACTTCTCTAGAACAGCTATCCCAGGTATGTATGACAATGTGAAACAGGTAATTATGTCACATCTGAAGGAAGCCGAGAGTGGCGTGGTCCACTTCACCTCTGGAATATGGATGAGTAGCCAGACTCATGAATACCTGACCCTTACAGCTCACTGGGTCACCTTTGCATCTGCTGTCCGACCACATCGTGAGGACCACCATTGCTCAGCACTTTCAGATGTGTCACAGATAGACTGTGACTATAGTGGAAATAGCATTCAGAAGCAGCTGGAGTGTTGGTGGGAAGTCTGGGTGGCTTCCATGGGCCTTCAGATTGGCATCACTGTCACTGACAATCCAAGCATAGGGAAGGTGCTGAGTGAGGGTGAACACTCAAATGTGTGGTGCTTCAGTCACACAGTGAATCTTATTGTGAGTGAGGCTatcaagagccagaggatggtgCAGAACTTACTGAGTATTGCCCGGAAGCTGTGTGGGCGGGTTCATCAGTCACCCAGAGCAAGAGAAAAGCTAGCAGAACTACAGAAAGAGTACGAGCTGCCACAGCACCAGCTGATCCGGGATGTACCATCCAAGTGGAGCACATCATTCCATATGCTTGAACGTCTGATTGAGCAGAAGAGGGCAGTTAACGAGGTATCCATTGAGTGCAACTTCAGAGAATTGATCAGCTGTGATCAGTGGGAGGTCATGcagtctgtgtgccatgtgcttAGACCATTTGATGCTTCAAGCCGAGAGATGAGTGCCCACATGTCTACGCTGAGCCAGGTCATCCCCATGATCCACATCCTCAGCAGAAAAGTTGAGATGCTATTTGGGGAGACCATGGGCATTGACACCATGCTTAAGTCCCCGAAGGAAGCCATGGTGAGCCGCCTATCTGCCACCCTCCGTGACACCAGGTACATCTTTGCCACACTGCTGGACCCTTGCTACAAAGCTTCCCTGTtcacagaggaagaggcagagcagTACAGGCAAGACTTAATCAGGGAGCTAGAAATACTGAATTCTACCTCAGAGGACACGGCCACCTCCAATGGCTGTGACTCAGGGTCCCCACTTAAAGACACTGGCACAGGGGAGAGCCTGTGGTCACTCTTACCAATAAAGAGAGATCAGAGAGAGAAGCTACCTGAAGACATGGTGCTCTCGTATTTGGAGGAAGAGGGGCTGGAACACAGTTGTGGCCCACTTACCTACTGCAACCTGAAGCGGTCATCATGGCCTGGGCTGGTTACGTTAGCAGTCCGATTTCTAGGCTGTCCCCCAAGTACAGTCCCCTCGGAAAAGCTGTTCAGCACACCCATGGAGGCTGGCAGCTTTGGCCAGCCCAGGCTCATGATGGAGCATTTTGAAAAgctcatctttttaaaagtgaatctCCCTTTAATATGCTTTCAGTATGGAACTCAGAGATGGAGCCACCAGACTGGAAATGTGCTTCAGAGTGCTAGCTATTGTACCAGGGCTGACTCGCCTGGCAGGGCCATGTAGGACACCAGACCAGGCATCTGGGGCCACCTGCCAGTTCTCACCGTAATCTCCACCCGTGCCTTACTCCTCCTTCAGGCCAGGTGTGAAGGTGCGTTTTCAGAAGCCCACTAGAAACAAAGTCTTGGCAATTATGAAATAGGATGATCAGGTTTAAAActataaagctttttttttttttttaagaggggatAGTAATGTTTTACTAGAATGGAAGGAAGATGTAAACAATTTTATTGTGTAGGGTTTTTATTCAGTTGTATAAAAACCACAAATCAAGtgctgtattttaattattttaactgcAACAAAACAGCTTTTGTGGTGTTAAATGAAACCTGTAAATAGGAGGTGGAGGCTAAGCCATCCTGACTGAACAGTTCTTAACCACAGGCTCCAAAAGTATGTCAGAGAGAGAATATTCTGGAAGCTGTTTACGTTTCAGAACCAGGGTAGGCATTTGGAAACAAAACTGAACTTGGGCAAACCATGGATTGTcagtcacatggctggttggTCATGAGAACGTTCCCACGTCAGGTGTTGCATTCAGGTTTCACGCGGTCAGTTAACTCAGAGATAGCCTGCTTATCATGAGCTCCTTGAAATTGGATCCACGTTTTAAAGTCATGCTTAGGACTTCCCCAGTGCATGATATGACACGATTACAACAGATGGCCTGTTGATCAAACCTCCATgcctctgatttatttttttgtgtctcTATACAATAAAGCTATCTCAAAAGAAGTATGCACTGACCAGATATAGCTCAGATTCTACTTTGAGGAGGTAGCCTGTTGACAGGGAAAGCACTTGTTTATTGCAGTCATGAGAAAGGCCTTaggcttttagttttttttcctatgataGGGACGCCTCAGCCATCCTTGGGACATTATAGAATCCCAAGGATAACAAAATGATAGGGACGCCTCAGCCATCGCTGGGACATTATAGAATCCCAAGGATAACAAAATGAAGTATCAGCTGTTAGATTCTTTACCAGCCTCTGAGGTTTTGcttaaaacatctaaaaaaagtttttcattttctcatttcaaacCAATTAAACATGGGTGAAACAAATCGCTCATTTGCCTCTGCTTTGTTGAAATACTGTATGTAGGCTCAGTCTGAGTTTGCGTGACTATGCTTTGGTGTATTTATAAATGATGAACTTGGATTCTgaaattaaactttttatttgcgattttctaaaaataaaaaaaaaagaaatttgaaatgttGGGTTGTCTCAAGGCCTTTAATGGTGGCTTCTCCTATTAAGGTCATATCAAGTGAACAAAGTCTAACATCAGCTATCAATGCTACTCATCTATCAATGCTGACCTTGCCTTCAATGGTCTGATTACTTCTTTGCGTCCAGCATCCACATTTTCAAAAGCTAAAGACTTGATTAGGGCCCTTCTTGCTAATGGATCCAATATACTCCTTTCTAAAGCCGTCGTCAGTCTTTGCAAAAagtcaaggaatttttttttttggaccttGCATGACCTGAGAAAATGGGTCAAGTCTTTTCCCTGTTTCTGCAAACTTGTCCCAGGCATTTAAGACTGCTAAGTGACATAATCTCAAGGTTTCTTCACCATATTTGGCCTGCTCCTCTACCTCTGCAAAAATGACCCTCACCAAGCAGCAGATCTTTAGAAGTATTGATAGCTCCGATTTCATTTTGTCATGCTATCTCCTTTGCCTCTTCTCTTCACCATGAGAACCATTGTAAATGTGACCCAGGTTCTAATATTGCTTTTACCATATCCTTACAGTCTTGGAAGATCATAGCCCAAGATATCAGAATTTGTTTTAGGAATGGTAAATGTATTAGTTACACTTTCCTTAAATTTTCTCAGTTCTAATACATCCATGTACTGACATTCAAATTCCAGATAATTTTGTGGATAATTATCATCTGCTGATCTCTGTTGTATACTAAACAGATaaattaagtttattttcttataacctTTTTTTTGGCTTTCTCTAATTCGGTCTCTACCTAACatatttccctaatttattttaagttcctctcttaaggtctgtatccatatttcatatttctctttttgttgttcatCCTGGTCCATAAGTTCTAGTATCTCCTATCCAAGGTTCTGCTTtgtcattttaatcattttcttatattttaattttgatgtttattttattttgactgaTTGATTTTAGAAGATTCTCCTCCAAGACACATTTTAGTTTTTTCCTTATATTGTAATTCTGATATTCTGGTGTGTAGTTTGAGTGATTACTTTTAGAAGAATCTCTTCCGAGCCTTGCTTCTAAtcctcattattttctctctgttaCTCAGTCTTATCTATGAACTTTTACATTCTTTGCTCTCTAGCTCCCATATCCAAActtccattcttctctctctgttgcttATCTTGACCTATAAAATCCTGTACCTTTAGTTCTAGTGTTTCCTGTAGGCTCTATCGCCAAttcttaaatttctctctctgttgttcAGTTTGATCTATGaaagtctccttttttttttctagggccttttccagctcctttctctaacattcattttcctctctttgtGCCTTGTTATTGttcttactttgttttataaaatctTCTAATCCCTTTTCTAAGGCTCATAAAATTTTATCTAGGGACCTGTCTTTTGAGAAGACATAGCAAACCAAGATACTTAACACTGTAATAATGATAACCGGCAAGTGGCCCACTTCCTTTAAATTCATCCCTTtcaaactgtttaaaataaactcaagaggaatttattatgtttctcatttttaggtgtctaatatatatataattaatttatacttattttaattgattattttatttcccctcaacaaatcccctatcccctacccctgcctctatgaaggtgctccccaacccacccataTGCTACTACCTCaataccctagcattcccctaacctgggtcatcaagcctccacaggaccaaggaccttccctcccactgataccagatgaggccatcctctgctacatatccagttggagccatgggtccccccatttgtactccGTGGTTCGTGGTTTAGTCTCAGGAACTTTGGGGAgagggtgtctggttggttgatatatcgttcttcctatggggttgcaaaagcCTTTGGCTCCTTTCAATCCTTGTTCTAACTTCTCCATCTTATCTGGAGCTTCATCTGCGTTTGTCTCCCTCCAGTGTTCAACGCAGGACACTGCAGTCCTCTCTGATACTTTTATTCACAAGGAGGGGCTAACTGTAGAAAGTCCACGGggcttctgagccatctctgtctgGTTTATGGGTTACAGCCTGCAATGTGTGCACTCATCTCAGGTAGCCTGCAGTGCGAGCAGATGGAAGAGTGGGTCCGGCTATCTTCTTTTTTAGACTTGGATACGGGAAAGCGAGGCTGGGAAGGCAGGCTTGGGGGCAGAGATGCTTAGATCTGTCCCCTGTACCTGTGAGAAGCTGGCTGCCCTGATTTTCAGCTGTTAACCACAGCGATGAAGCTTGTTAACTCAGGCAGCCGTGCTCCAGGGTCCTTGGTCCTTCTCTAGGCTCAGAGACCCCCGCCCCCGACTGTGTTGTGGCACTGGCACTGCCTTTGTTCCATCTCAGGGCTAAGGTGCTGCTTCTCAGCTCTACTTGGGACTTGGGGAGGGAGCTTCTCAATAATCTGTCTGTAAACTCTTAAAACCCGCTTGGTGTTTACTTTCCACCCTGCTGCAGCTTTCCAGCACAGCCATAGTTGTTTATATTGATGGTGAGGTGGAGTTTTATCCCAGGTGAGTTCTGTTCAAAGCTGGACGTAAGGTGTGCCAATTTGTTGTTGGAATTTCCAACCCTGTTAAggctgtataaaaaaaaatcccacataaGCCAAGTTACTATAATTAtaagcttgctttgcaactcaatccaTTTGAatcaaaggatgggtctgtgggtttTCCCTGTATAAAcgcagagctgaaaattaaacttgatcagaaacctttgtcttggcttcattctttcaccttcctgtcctttttcatttccagcctccctttcatgTACCCAGTTCATCCACAGCTGCTGAACAGCTACAGGTGGCACCCAAACAAGAGGACTGAAAATGGGGGGATTGACTGAAAAATCGCTGTTTTGGTGGAGTGTCAAAGAAAGCAGACAAAATTAAGGTATCCTGCATGGTGGTAACAACACCAATGCTAGAACTagccataaattttattttttggaggctGTTGTTGAGGAGGTACATTAAAGAGAGGATACAGGCTAGGCTGAGACAGTATCCACCCCATCTCACCGATCTCACCGATCTCACCTAGGAGGTGACAGAATAATGGGACAGGGGAATTCTATATAGGTATTTGTCTGCCGCCAAGAGCAGCGTCAGGCAAGaggaggggggcgggggggggagagagagagagagagagagagagaggagggagggaggtagagagagagagaccaaaaaacaacaataacaacaaaacagatgTTAGAAAGATTCTTAGCTCAAGTGTATTTATGCTGTGCCTAGTTCCCAGAAGTAGGAATGgtaaatatacaaatgacatgagaaagagagaaagagagagagagagagagaataggtttcaGAAAAGCAGTTATCCCTTGTCCGgcttaaagaaggaaaatggtCAGAGCTCTCCTAAGGACAGAAGGAAATCAGGAGAcgttctgtttcctctctggctcctactggagATATCCTTAGTTCTGGTTACACCaagttctcttccctttctgtgtATTGTCTGTCTTTGGTGCATGTGTCCACCAAATCTGTCCACGTGTCAACttacttgtatttttgttttgttgtttgaatgattgttgttctatgtttcaAGTTGAAGTGAAAAAATGGCTTGCTGGCTATCCATCCCTTGATTTagttaaatttgtttaaaaaggCAGTCTCAATTTACACAACAAAAAGTGATAAGTTGCCCTGCAGCCTTAGCTAGGCGTCGAGCACAGCAGGAGAAGCCCTCCCAGGAGCTGAaaagctgctcttaaaggggccAACAGCTTCTCAAGTTCTATGGCAACTAAGCTGatggctggtttttttttcctaaaaaaaatctctgcaattTTGTTTATTGGGTTCAGTAAGGGACAAGATGCCTCTTTTTCTTGAATAGTATAGTTAGAATAAGTAAAAGTTTTCTTAGGT is drawn from Mastomys coucha isolate ucsf_1 unplaced genomic scaffold, UCSF_Mcou_1 pScaffold17, whole genome shotgun sequence and contains these coding sequences:
- the LOC116094870 gene encoding LOW QUALITY PROTEIN: zinc finger BED domain-containing protein 4-like (The sequence of the model RefSeq protein was modified relative to this genomic sequence to represent the inferred CDS: inserted 4 bases in 3 codons; deleted 2 bases in 2 codons), translated to MNGRACRAVPSRESEDMRQTDSGDGQAEIRAASCACQPSGKLPAESEENYGSLFSQYSSTLYIVAMEAVTQSLLSSRHISSRKKSPAWKHXISPRDGTKAICTYCMEEFSRGKNEKALSTSCLMRHVRRAHPTKLIQENGSLSAGSSFSSPSLLLPPQPADGGDLSIVLSPVRLVQKMAPKIPSPDQIMEESVTVVSSEEVSSDVSVTEKYSREEALAGSSLSLSMLRYDDTSETMADRNLSLPKSTSGSRRRSAVWKHFYLSPLDSSKAVCVHCMNEFSRGKNGKDPGTSCLIRHMWRAHRSIVLQENGGSTGIPPLYPVPPTLLPALLPPEGDXSSASLSPGKQVKESPSAPSSPDRLPEDLSSHTNPGDVSWEDVFMLSSSDDLGEASVVSFPEKQPAGTVNPRFESGTVFQQNKKVMRRLKSEVWHHFSLAPMDSLKAVCRYCNCVISRGKKGDVGTSCLMRHLYRRHPEVVGNQKDFLGTSLANSPYATLASAESSSKLTDLPAVVRKNHQGMFPTNSKKTSKLWNHFSICSADSTNVVCLHCGQTISRGKKPTNLGTSCLLRHLQWFHGHILKNDASEATLPRSPGIRRPLGVELSGAFSFRDSTEKFYDSHPVAKKXSRLIAEMIALDLQPYSLVDNVGFNRLLEYLKPQFSLPSPSYFSRTAIPGMYDNVKQVIMSHLKEAESGVVHFTSGIWMSSQTHEYLTLTAHWVTFASAVRPHREDHHCSALSDVSQIDCDYSGNSIQKQLECWWEVWVASMGLQIGITVTDNPSIGKVLSEGEHSNVWCFSHTVNLIVSEAIKSQRMVQNLLSIARKLCGRVHQSPRAREKLAELQKEYELPQHQLIRDVPSKWSTSFHMLERLIEQKRAVNEVSIECNFRELISCDQWEVMQSVCHVLRPFDASSREMSAHMSTLSQVIPMIHILSRKVEMLFGETMGIDTMLKSPKEAMVSRLSATLRDTRYIFATLLDPCYKASLFTEEEAEQYRQDLIRELEILNSTSEDTATSNGCDSGSPLKDTGTGESLWSLLPIKRDQREKLPEDMVLSYLEEEGLEHSCGPLTYCNLKRSSWPGLVTLAVRFLGCPPSTVPSEKLFSTPMEAGSFGQPRLMMEHFEKLIFLKVNLPLICFQYGTQRWSHQTGNVLQSASYCTRADSPGRAM